A stretch of the Acanthopagrus latus isolate v.2019 chromosome 9, fAcaLat1.1, whole genome shotgun sequence genome encodes the following:
- the LOC119025698 gene encoding uncharacterized protein LOC119025698 isoform X1, with translation MDDVVEAFVQAPTEALLDECTKDQLVKIAGHYNVEVGDKRVKETVKANLKFKLLKMNVLDAGEAVSVSAGAEGAPPPLAARPGAGLSFERQKELLLLRMKLETEKEVAVERVRQGIELEKVLSVEKMRQETEQVKLDLERQKLALVREGKVAGDDVVTDGISGPGGTPVRSDFGDFKLVPKFNERDPETFFLLFERLAEARGWSESTCTLMLQCVLTGRAQEAYSCLSSSDSVKYDVVKSAVLKVYELVPEAYRQRFRGWRRGDKSHLEFALSWCRSSMLTVPSRVCWTWCGLLGSFKDPVAEAVGERKIVGDISGEVFSIIAVISIVLGV, from the exons ATGGATGACGTTGTTGAAGCGTTTGTGCAGGCGCCAACTGAAGCGTTGTTAGATGAGTGTACGAAGGATCAGCTGGTTAAAATAGCCGGTCATTATAATGTTGAGGTTGGCGATAAACGTGTGAAAGAGACAGTAAAAGCAAATTTGAAATTCaagttattaaaaatgaatgtgttggaTGCGGGAGAGGCTGTGTCCGTCTCCGCAGGCGCCGAGGGCGCGCCTCCGCCGTTAGCAGCGCGTCCTGGCGCCGGGCTGTCTTTTGAGCGGCAGAAAGAGCTGCTATTGTTGCGGATGAAATTAGAAACTGAGAAAGAAGTTGCCGTGGAAAGGGTGAGACAGGGCATTGAGCTAGAGAAAGTGTTGTCGGTTGAAAAAATGAGGCAGGAAACTGAGCAAGTGAAGCTAGACCTGGAAAGACAGAAATTGGCTTTGGTTCGAGAGGGGAAGGTCGCGGGGGATGATGTGGTTACTGACGGTATCTCCGGTCCAGGTGGCACCCCGGTAAGATCGGACTTTGGCGATTTTAAACTGGTCCCTAAATTTAATGAGAGAGACccggaaactttttttttgctgtttgaacGCCTGGCTGAAGCTCGTGGCTGGTCTGAGTCGACCTGTACGTtgatgttgcagtgtgtgttaaCCGGTAGAGCGCAGGAAGCGTATTCGTGTCTCAGTAGTAGCGACAGTGTTAAATATGATGTTGTAAAATCGGCTGTTCTTAAAGTGTACGAATTAGTTCCTGAAGCTTATCGCCAACGGTTTCGAGGTTGGAGAAGAGGCGATAAATCTCACTTGGAGTTCGCTC TGAGTTGGTGTCGGAGCAGCATGCTGACAGTTCCCTCAAGAGTTTGCTGGACGTGGTGCGGCCTTCTGGGGAG CTTCAAGGATCCAGTTGCTGAGGCAGTGGGAGAACGGAAGATTGTAGGGGACATAAGCGGTGAGGTATTTAGTATTATTGCAGTTATTAGTATTGTGTTAGGAGTGTAG
- the LOC119025698 gene encoding uncharacterized protein LOC119025698 isoform X3, with protein MCVGPVPDRALKTRGVLKPPVGEVAVAVRPALPVDGVTMILGNDIAGSRVWADVPPPAIVASAPLVTTEPDKSVTDFPEAFRACAVTRAMKLSWCRSSMLTVPSRVCWTWCGLLGSFKDPVAEAVGERKIVGDISGEVFSIIAVISIVLGV; from the exons ATGTGTGTGGGGCCTGTTCCTGACCGGGCGTTGAAGACTCGGGGTGTATTGAAACCGCCAGTG GGTGAGGTGGCGGTCGCTGTGCGCCCAGCTCTGCCCGTGGATGGCGTGACGATGATTTTAGGAAATGATATAGCAGGGAGTCGGGTGTGGGCCGATGTTCCACCTCCGGCCATTGTTGCTTCAGCGCCTCTGGTCACCACTGAGCCTGATAAAAGCGTAACAGATTTTCCTGAGGCTTTCAGGGCCTGTGCTGTCACGCGCGCAATGAAAC TGAGTTGGTGTCGGAGCAGCATGCTGACAGTTCCCTCAAGAGTTTGCTGGACGTGGTGCGGCCTTCTGGGGAG CTTCAAGGATCCAGTTGCTGAGGCAGTGGGAGAACGGAAGATTGTAGGGGACATAAGCGGTGAGGTATTTAGTATTATTGCAGTTATTAGTATTGTGTTAGGAGTGTAG
- the LOC119025698 gene encoding uncharacterized protein LOC119025698 isoform X2 encodes MCVGPVPDRALKTRGVLKPPVGEVAVAVRPALPVDGVTMILGNDIAGSRVWADVPPPAIVASAPLVTTEPDKSVTDFPEAFRACAVTRAMKRAQLVESGHAEKDDSLQQYDVTCFNVPWSISHSELVSEQHADSSLKSLLDVVRPSGELQGSSC; translated from the exons ATGTGTGTGGGGCCTGTTCCTGACCGGGCGTTGAAGACTCGGGGTGTATTGAAACCGCCAGTG GGTGAGGTGGCGGTCGCTGTGCGCCCAGCTCTGCCCGTGGATGGCGTGACGATGATTTTAGGAAATGATATAGCAGGGAGTCGGGTGTGGGCCGATGTTCCACCTCCGGCCATTGTTGCTTCAGCGCCTCTGGTCACCACTGAGCCTGATAAAAGCGTAACAGATTTTCCTGAGGCTTTCAGGGCCTGTGCTGTCACGCGCGCAATGAAACGTGCGCAGTTGGTTGAGTCAGGTCACGCCGAAAAAGATGACAGTTTACAACAGTATGAtgtcacatgttttaatgttcctTGGTCTATTTCCCACAGTGAGTTGGTGTCGGAGCAGCATGCTGACAGTTCCCTCAAGAGTTTGCTGGACGTGGTGCGGCCTTCTGGGGAG CTTCAAGGATCCAGTTGCTGA